In the Quercus lobata isolate SW786 chromosome 5, ValleyOak3.0 Primary Assembly, whole genome shotgun sequence genome, one interval contains:
- the LOC115990853 gene encoding receptor-like protein kinase ANXUR2 has translation MGPPSLSKDLLRIVSEVVGTLGYLDPKYAMHWELTDKFNIYSFGVVLFRVLCARSVVRHELETDEGKIAPECFKIYMDIAHSCVRNKVKDRPTIAKVEVVLEHALELQESADAMREDVDPSDGDQYKYPIVEYTCIASPPESEGSPESEGSISDSDSTTSAELSLVAVIESPNAQ, from the exons ATGGGTCCTCCGAGTCTGTCAAAGGACTTACTTAGAATTGTGTCTGAGGTGGTGGGTACTTTAGGATACTTGGATCCTAAGTATGCCATGCACTGGGAGCTGACGGATAAATTCAACATCTACTCTTTTGGTGTGGTACTATTTAGAGTACTCTGTGCCAGAAGTGTAGTGAGACATGAATTGGAGACAGATGAG GGTAAGATAGCTCCAGAGTGTTTCAAGATATACATGGACATTGCCCATTCTTGTGTACGAAATAAAGTAAAGGATCGTCCCACGATTGCTAAAGTGGAGGTAGTACTTGAACATGCACTGGAGCTACAAGAGAGCGCAGATGCTATGAGAGAGGATGTGGATCCTAGTGATGGTGATCAATATAAGTATCCCATTGTTGAATATACCTGCATTGCTTCTCCACCTGAATCTGAGGGATCACCTGAATCTGAGGGATCTATTTCAGATTCTGATAGCACCACATCAGCTGAATTGTCCTTGGTTGCCGTCATAGAAAGCCCAAATGCCCAATGA